GGAGAAGGTGATACGGGTGATAGTCCCCGTCAGGTGCTTCACGTGTGGAAAGGTCATCGGAGACAAATACTACGAGTTCAAGGCCCGCGTCGAGAAGGGTGAGGACCCCGAGAAGGTGCTCGACGACCTTGGGATCGAGAGGTACTGCTGCAGGAGGATGCTCCTCAGCCACGTTGAGCTCATAGACCAGGTAATGGTCTACAGGGTGTATTAAAAACCACATTTCTCGGGGGGCCGTGGGGTAGCTTGGTCTATCCTCCCGGCTTGGGGTGCCGGAGACCCGGGTTCAAATCCCGGCGGCCCCACCAAAATTTGCAAAGGGTGGTTGGGATGTTCAGGTACACGAGGTTTGAAAGGGCAAGGATTGTGGGGGCGAGGGCCCTTCAGATAGCGATGGGTGCTCCGATACTCATCGACGTTCCCGAGGGAGTGACCCCGCTCGACGCCGCGCTGCTTGAGTTTGAGAAGGGCATAATACCGCTCACCGTAATAAGGCCGAGCTGATGGGCCATGACGATCATAGAAAACGTAGTTGGCAGAGTAACAGTGCTCAAGGGGGGCAGGTATTCCGTCGAGGTAGACGTCATAACGAGCTCGGGCTTTGGAAGATTTGCATCCCCAATAGACGAGAACCCGAGCCTGTACATAGCCGAGGCTCACCGCGCCGTGAGCGAAGTTGACGAGATAATCGGGCCTGAACTGATAGGCTTCGATGCCAGCGAGCAGGAACTCATAGACAGCTACCTCTGGGAGATAGACGGCACCGAGGACTTCAGCCATATCGGGGCCAACACGGCTTTGGCCGTCTCGATAGCGGTCGCCAAAGCCGCAGCGAGCGTCAAGAGGATGCCCCTGTACAGCTACATCGGCGGAACCTTCACCACCGAGTTGCCCGTCCCCATACTGGAAATGGCGAGTGGTGAGGCCTTCGATTACTATATCATGGTCAGGGATTTGATGGAGATAACTGACGTGGTTGATGCGGTCTCCGGTGTGCTCGAAACTGCGAGGGAGCTCTCGTTGAAAGGCCTCTCAGAGGCAACTGAGGGAACTGGGGACAAACTTGGTCTGGAGGTCTCACTTGGCCTAGTTCAAAAGAAGCCCATTGAGATGGAGGAGCTCCTCTCCATGGTTGAGGACAACAACGTGTCCTACATAAAGCCCATGGGTGAGGAGGATCTGTTCCTCGAACTCATAGCCGGGACCCACGGTGTGTTCGTGGATGGGGAGCGCCTGTTCCGTGAGAAAGATATACTGGATAGGCGCTACTACAACGCACTGTCAATAAAACCCATAAACCTCGGCACGCTCACCGACCTATATAACCTGGTGAACGATGCCAAGTCGGAGAGAATCACACCCATCTTGGCGGAAGCCAGGTATGAGTCCTCCGACGAGGCACTGCCGCATCTTGCGGTTGGTCTTAGCTGCCCGGCGATGGTCCTGAGAAGGGATTCCATCGCCAAGCTGAATGAGTTGATCCGCATCGCCGAAGATCTGGGCGAAAGGGGACGGATAATAACGTTTGAAGGATAAGAAAGGAGGTTGAGAAAAATGGAGGAATATCTCGTTCCACTTGACCAGTACCTTGCTGCGGGTGTCCATATAGGGACCCAGCAGAAGACTCAGGACATGAAGAAGTTCATCTACCGCGTTAGGCAGGATGGTCTCTATGTCCTCGACGTCAGGAAGACCGACGAGAGGCTCCGCGTTGCGGGTAAGTTCCTCGCCAAATTTGATCCAGAGGGCATCCTCGCCGTGAGCGTCAGGCTCTACGGCCAGAAGCCGGTTAAGAAGTTCGGAGAGGTCACGGGTGCAAGGACCGTGCCCGGCCGCTTCCTTCCTGGGACCATGACCAATCCCCAGGTCAAGGACTTCCTGGAACCGGACGTCCTCATAGTCACCGATCCCCGGGCGGACCACCAAGCCATGAAGGAGGCCATAGAGATAGGCATACCCATAGTGGCCTTTGTGGACACCGAGAACTT
The genomic region above belongs to Thermococcus sp. and contains:
- a CDS encoding DNA-directed RNA polymerase subunit K, translated to MFRYTRFERARIVGARALQIAMGAPILIDVPEGVTPLDAALLEFEKGIIPLTVIRPS
- the rpsB gene encoding 30S ribosomal protein S2, with product MEEYLVPLDQYLAAGVHIGTQQKTQDMKKFIYRVRQDGLYVLDVRKTDERLRVAGKFLAKFDPEGILAVSVRLYGQKPVKKFGEVTGARTVPGRFLPGTMTNPQVKDFLEPDVLIVTDPRADHQAMKEAIEIGIPIVAFVDTENFLSYVDLAIPTNNKGRKALALLYWILARDVLYNRKEIEGREDFKVPIEDFEMRIIRG
- a CDS encoding DNA-directed RNA polymerase subunit N; the encoded protein is MIVPVRCFTCGKVIGDKYYEFKARVEKGEDPEKVLDDLGIERYCCRRMLLSHVELIDQVMVYRVY